A single window of Electrophorus electricus isolate fEleEle1 chromosome 16, fEleEle1.pri, whole genome shotgun sequence DNA harbors:
- the ppp3r1b gene encoding calcineurin subunit B type 1b, with protein MGNEASYPLEMCSHFDADEIKRLGKRFKKLDLDNSGSLSVEEFMSLPELQQNPLVQRVIDIFDTDGNGEVDFKEFIEGVSQFSVKGDKEQKLRFAFRIYDMDKDGYISNGELFQVLKMMVGNNLKDTQLQQIVDKTIINADKDGDGRISFEEFCAVVGGLDIHKKMVVDV; from the exons TCGATGCTGATGAGATTAAAAGACTAGGGAAGAGGTTTAAGAAACTGGACTTGGATAACTCAGGATCCCTCAGTGTTGAGGAGTTCATGTCCCTACCTGAACTCCAGCAGAACCCGCTGGTCCAGCGGGTCATCGACATCTTCGACACGGATGGCAACGGAGAGGTGGATTTCAAAG AGTTCATTGAGGGCGTCTCTCAATTCAGCGTCAAAGGGGATAAGGAGCAGAAACTCCGCT TCGCGTTCCGGATCTATGACATGGACAAGGATGGCTACATATCAAACGGCGAgctcttccaggtcctgaagatGATGGTGGGCAACAATCTGAAAGACACGCAGCTGCAGCAGATCGTGGACAAGACCATCATCAACGCCGACAAGGACGGCGACGGCAGGATATCCTTCGAGGAGTTCTGTGCG GTGGTCGGTGGTTTAGACATTCACAAAAAGATGGTCGTGGATGTGTGA